A segment of the Deltaproteobacteria bacterium genome:
CGGAGTCGCACCAGGGTCACAGAAAAGATGCTCCAAAGGGCCGACAGGCTGAAGGTGATCGGCCGGGCCGGAACCGGGGTGGACAATGTCGATCTTCCCTCGGCCAGCGACAAGGGAATCCTGGTCATGAATACTCCGGGGGCCAATGCCATGGCCGCGGCCGAACATACCCTGGCCCTGATGCTGGCCCTGGCCCGGCACCTGCCCCAGGCGGCCCAATCCGTGCGCGAAGGCCGGTGGGAGAAAAAACGGTTTCTCGGGACCGAGATTTGTGAGCAGACCCTGGGCGTAATCGGTCTGGGAAGAATAGGTTCTATTGTGGCCGATCGGGCCATGGGGATGGGTATGGAAGTAATCGGCTTTGACCCCTATATCACTCCCGAAGCCGCAACTAAAATGGGGGTAACCTGGGTTGCCTTGGACGATCTCCTGGCCCGGAGTGATTTTATCACCCTCCACACCCCCCTGACCAAGGAGACGGACCGGATCATCAACCGGTCGGCCATCGCCAGAATGAAGCCTGGCGCCCGGATCATCAATTGCGCCCGGGGCGGTTTGATCGATGAAGAGGCCCTTTACGAAGCACTCCAGGAGGGGCATATCGCCGGCGCAGCCCTGGATGTCTTCTCTTCCGAACCTCCGGTCAACCATCCCCTGGTGGCGCTTTCAAACGTGATTGCCACCCCCCACCTGGGGGCTTCCAGTATACAGGCCCAGACCAATGTGGCCCGGGCTATTGCCACCCAATTGATCGACTATCTCCTGCGGGGGGTTATTCGAAATGCCGTAAACTTTCCCAACATCGGCGCCAAGGCCTTTTACCCGTTGCGTCCCTATCTGATCCTCGCAGAAAAATTAGGGTCTCTCCAAGGGCAGTTGAGCACTTTTGTGGAAAGGTTGGAAGTTGAAACCAGCGGCCCGGATCTGGAGGGGCTGCCCTTGGAACCCATTACTCAGACGGTTATCAAGGGATTTCTGGAGCCGGTGTTGGCGGAAAAAGTCACCCCGGTCAATGCCCCGATTTTGCTCCAACGCCGGCAAATCGAACTGATCACGTCTTCCACCTCCGATACGGGCGGCTATTCGGGCATGATCATGGTCCGGGCCACGGGAAAGGGCCAAGTCTCATCGGCCCGGGGTACGGTTTTCCCCGGAGAAGGCCCCCGCCTTATCCTTCTCAATACGTATCGTCTGGAGGCCGAGCTGGAAGGCATTAATCTGATCATCCAAAATCTGGATAAGCCCGGAGTCATCGGATTGATCGGGTCTACCCTGGGTGATTTTCAGGTCAACATTGCCGACATGCACCTGAGCCGGACCCCGGTAAAGGATCGGGCCATGTCCATCATCCGGATAGACGAAGAGGCTCCCGCCTCCGCCCTGGAGAAGCTTCGCCAACACCCGAATATTCTTTCTGTGCAACAGGTGAGATTATAAAAATTCAGGATTCAAGGGGTCAAGGGAAAATGGGTCGATCTTTGGACCAGGTTGGGTGGGAGGAGTGAAACGGAACTCACCAGTTTTAGGTCGGATGTCTATGGGTCTTTTTCATGATCCCCAGATAAACACTCATTCCCTTCCCCACGTGAAGGATTCCGGCCTGGAAGGACCTACGACCGGGGAGGGGCGTCCGGCCGAATAATACCCGGAGGAATTCCAGCCAA
Coding sequences within it:
- a CDS encoding phosphoglycerate dehydrogenase, whose protein sequence is MTMKILICDGLDESGLDLLRSTEGLEVDTPEQLSLEQIADRLPQYDAMIIRSRTRVTEKMLQRADRLKVIGRAGTGVDNVDLPSASDKGILVMNTPGANAMAAAEHTLALMLALARHLPQAAQSVREGRWEKKRFLGTEICEQTLGVIGLGRIGSIVADRAMGMGMEVIGFDPYITPEAATKMGVTWVALDDLLARSDFITLHTPLTKETDRIINRSAIARMKPGARIINCARGGLIDEEALYEALQEGHIAGAALDVFSSEPPVNHPLVALSNVIATPHLGASSIQAQTNVARAIATQLIDYLLRGVIRNAVNFPNIGAKAFYPLRPYLILAEKLGSLQGQLSTFVERLEVETSGPDLEGLPLEPITQTVIKGFLEPVLAEKVTPVNAPILLQRRQIELITSSTSDTGGYSGMIMVRATGKGQVSSARGTVFPGEGPRLILLNTYRLEAELEGINLIIQNLDKPGVIGLIGSTLGDFQVNIADMHLSRTPVKDRAMSIIRIDEEAPASALEKLRQHPNILSVQQVRL